The Raphanus sativus cultivar WK10039 chromosome 6, ASM80110v3, whole genome shotgun sequence sequence TGAGGTGAAGGGAGGTGAAGTCGCACGCGCGAGGGAAGTGTACGAACGCGCCGTTAAGAATCTTGGAGACTGCGATGAAGAGATCTTTGTAGCCTTTGGTGAGTTTGAAGAACGTTGCAATGAAGTGGAACGTGCTAGGGATATCTACAAGTTTGGTCTTGATCGTGTAGGAAGAGGAGATGAGCTGTACAGAAAGTTTCTGGAGTTTGAGAAACAGTATGGGGACAAGGAAGGTATCGATGACGTCATTGTTAGGAAGAGAAGGTCTGAGTACGAGGATCAAGTGAGGAAGAACCCTTTGAACTATGATGCGTGGTTTGATTACATTAGGTTAGAGGAAGAGGAGGGTTCCGTGGGGGACAAGGAAAGGGTCAGAGAAGTTTACGAGAGGGCGATTGCTAATGTTCCACTGGCTAATGAGAAGCGTTACTGGAGAAGATACATTTACTTATGGGTTAACTATGCTTTGTATGAAGAGATTCAAGCTGAAGATGTGGAGCGTGCACGGCAAGTATACAGAGAATGTCTGAAGCTTGTCCCACACGCAAGCTTTTCTTTCGCGAAAATATGGCTGCTCGCTGCACAGTTTAAGATCAGGCAGTTGAATATCACCGCTGCTCGGAAGATACTAGGGAATGCTATTGGTATTGCTCCAAACAAGGACAAGATCTTCAAGGAGTATATCGAGATCGAACTTCAGCTGGGAGAGATTGATAGATGCAGGAGACTATACCAGAAGTATCTCGAATGGTCTCCTGAAAAGTGCTACGTGTGGTGCAAGTTTGCAAAGTTTGAGAGGTCCCTCGAGGAAATAGAACGAGCAAGAGGTATATTCGAGCTTGCGGTAGCTCAGCATGCTCTCGACTTGCCCGAGTTGGTGTGGAAAGCTTATATTGACTTTGAGATGTCACAAGGGGAAGTAGAGAGGACACGTGCTTTGTATGAGAGACTCTTGGAACGTACTAAACATTACAAGGTTTGGGTTAGTTTTGCAACATTTGAAGCTGGTGAACAAGAAGAAGGTGATATTGAACGCAAAAGAGAGTGCATCAGACGCACTAGAGCGGTTTTTGACCGAGCCTACATGTATTACAAAGACCTTACACCGGAGCTGAAGGAAGAAAGGGCAAAGCTGTTGGAGGATTGGCTTAAGATGGAAGTGAGCTTTGGTATGCTCGGGGATGTTAGCATTGTAGAGTCAAAGCTCCCTaagaagctcaagaagaggAAGTCAATAACCGGAGAAGACGGTTCGGTAGAGTATGTTGAATACACTGATTACCTGTTCCCTGAAGAGTTGCAGACTTTGAACCTCAACATTCTTGAAGCTGCTTATAGATGGAAGAAGCAGAAGGTCAATTCTGTGTGAGATGTCTTTAAATCCTttgaataaatatgaaaatgtaaactcttttgataaataaaaagtagTTCGAAAAATTAATGTGTTTGTTATATATTCTTTACTTCTTCTCATTTCGCTAAGAAGAATGTTCTTACAACTAATGTTCTCTTATCTAAGTTCTAAGCAATTCCACatgctttgttttgattatgACTTCATTTATTTAGAAGTactttaaatactaaaatatactATTGATGATGACCATTACATGATTGaataaaacagagaaagagatgctctgtttttttttttcgaaagaAAGGGATGCTCTGTTTTGCTATACAAGTAGAGAACCTGTGATGCTTTATCAACTTTGTTATACTGTACGCACACAAGTCTAATATACAAGATTTTCCTGAGCTGTGAAGTTTAACCCCTGATATGTAATTTATGGCTTAAACTCTTTTTAACAAAGTGATTAAACTacacaaacaaaactaatgTAGAACATGTCTCCATATAATTCATTTGGAAAAGAGAAAGGGGAGTAAAACAAAGTCAAGAACACTAACTGGATCATTTATAAGAATGGTTGTGGTgcatgttttttatttatttagatattgTTCCTTACTAAAGTTTGCTTGAGcataataaactatatatagagTTATAGACTATTTCCAATGCACATAAATGTATCATATGTTTTACTTACCTACCAACAACAAGTGGTATTGAAATCTTGAGCAAACTACATATAACAAATCTAATTAGTTAAGCTTTTGGTCTGTGAATCATCACAGTTTAGGAGCAAAAGCTTGCGAGAAGAATGACACCAACGAACATAAGAGCCGTTGAGGTCAGGCCAGTCGGAGGAAGAGCAGGCTGTGTAATGGTGAAGCCAAAGCGATAGAACTTGCTCTTGCTCCTCTTCTTCCAGCTCTGATATCATCTTCTCCAACACTTTCTCTAGCTCAGCCCTTTCCGCGCTTTTCAAAACCGGTTTATCCGCTCCGTTGCTAGCACGACACAGCAACGGAAGCCACGAGATAagcatcttcttctttatctcTCCCCATTTCTctcctgctgctgctgcttcctTGAGCAACAAGGCTTCACATGTACAAAGCCCACAAAAGAAAAGTCAATGATCCAAATCATCAGAACAAGTTAGTCTTGTGGGGCCTACTTCGACCGTTAAAGTACAACACAATCTTTCTagaaagtaaaatatattattaccaAAATAGAATATTCTGAATTGAAAAGAGTATCATCtcgtttcttatttttattttctgaaatgGGTAAGATATTATTCTATTTACcaaatttactattttttataatcacgaaaactaaaaataatttacgaATTGGGACTAGGTAATTTGTTTTCAGACAGCGAATCTAAAAAAAGACAGTAATAATAATTACCTGAAATTTGGACCATAGAACATTGAAGTCTTGGTTCAGACCAAAGCGCCAGCCAAGCCAAGTTAGAAGCCGAAGACCATTTCTCAACGGCTTCATCAACGAACCCATAAACCGACATCTTCTCCGCCAACCAAAGCAGCTCCGCCGCCAGCTTCTCCGCCGTTTCCGCAGACTGATCCACCGCCTCCTCCCCACCCAAACTCGTGAATCCATCTCCAACGGCTCTAACCGCAGCTCTCACCACCCGGTTCAATCCACTTCGAACCGGTCCGCTCCGGTTCTTATCAACCGCCGCCTCTAACCGGCCTAGCGTTCTCCGAAACGACGCGTTCAAAACCCTACGGTTCAAGTCGAACAAGGCCAACGAGTTCTGTCCGTGATTCTCCTCGATTAGTCTCTCCGCCAAGGATCTAACGACTTCATACTTTCTAGAATTCACCGGGATCTCGTTCATAGCCGACAGCAACTGCCATATCGCTCTACCGATGCCCGACTCCGACGCGCAGTCGCCGATCTCGagcttcttattcttcttctctgCCGTGAAGCTGTAACCTCTATCCGGACTAGAGTTTGCGAAGGAGACGACGGTTGGAATCGAGCgtaggaagaagaggaagcacGCGACGAGGAACATGCGGAGTTTCTCGAGGAGTTTGGAGTTTGCGGAGATTTGGAGGAGAGATTCATCGGCGAAAACGACGACGGCGATGATTACGTTGCGGAGAAGCTGAGGAACTACGGCTGCTGACGACAGCTTTTCCattcttctgtttctttttttttgtggttagGAAACTCCTCAAATTCTCTGGTTATTATATGACCGAACAGCTGTCTTATATTTGAGTTTCcgtttttcaattatttaatttaactatttCCATTTATATAGACGCGctattagttttctttttagttgttttttgtttgttttgtttgtgttcaAGTCGTAGTTTATTTACATGCATGAACTCCATGTAAATTTTGACCGAGGCGGTGAACTTTCCCTGTGGCTGGTGGCCAGCATTTCAATGGCTGTAATTGTTTGTCGATGGTTGCTAAACCGGTAACAAATAATGTCGGTACGATCCGGTtggattgtatttttatatggGCCTTAGTTTGCTTCTTTTTTCtaacataataaaactttataaattacaaatagaATTTCATGAATGTTATGGCCAACATAAACCAAACAGGGTCACATGAGAATGTTTTCCTACCCTTAGGGGGCCAAATGAGATTGTGAACCATAAAACTTTACTCAGAGCAATTCTTTGGGCCTTATTTAGCTTGTAGAAACATAGCCCATACTAGGCCTTTTTCATTTTTACCAACTAACGACGTGGACCAATGATATCACCGGAACTGATAGGATCTCAACACCTGCTCTATCGTCCACGagttttgaatatttaaacTCAGCCGGTTAAACTTTTTGATTTCGTCGCCACGTGTCAGTATCATGGTCACTTGTCTTTTGACTCTCCCGAAacagaaacaataaaataattaggaAGCTTTCATCGTCTCTTCTGCATAACATCTGTAGAAAGTCCCTACAAAGATTATTCGATCTAGCTTCGATGAATCGATACCATCGCTAGGAATCTGTCGTTTTCTTCTCCAATGTTAATTATTTGATCGGTGAAGCTTTTATTGGTGGGGGTAATAGTGGAAGCATCTCTTTGTACAGGTGAGAGAGTATATTTAATTGAGAGTTGAGACTCTAGTGCTTCGATCATTCTTACATTTTGGTTGAATCTACTTCGATTGGATGTTAATTTGAGTTTGTGGTTCTTAAAATGGAAACCATAAAatgaaagaatcaatctggttGAGTAAGCTAATTGTTAGGGGCAACTGTCGAAGCATATTATACACTTTGTCTACTTAGTATATGAACTTTGGAAGTCTATATTCAAGGCTCCATTttgtatcaatttttttttctttttgccgatttgtttgtgatttttttcttttttgatgtCTAGAAATTGTGCTATTATATCAAGAGTTTTTGCCAGCTCATGATTACTTCGTGTTATATACCAATTACTTTTGTTCAGGTTTCCAACTCTTTGTTATTCTAGTCGGCTTTGATGTTGATTCTCTAGCGTTTTCTTCTACTTGCTGACGCAGATTTTAATTTGGTAGCTGAAATATTTGTCCTATTTTTTTCAGCTAGAAGATAATATTTCGGAAGAATTATATGGGAAACGATGATGGTATAGTGCCAGACTCGGCGTATGAGGATTGAGCAAGTTTCCAGTTCTAGTTGGTAGTAGGAAAAAAACGAAGACATGAAAATATGGGTAGCGGAACAAACCACTTAAAGAGTAATACTTTTATCAAGAGGGAGGGAGATATGTCAGGAAGAAAGCCCTGTCCTGAGGAAAATGTTCAGGAGGATACAAAGATCTCAGATCATGGTATTAATGGTGTGAATGTCAATATGGTTGAGAATTTTTGCTCTGCGGATCCTATGTTGTGTGACAGTCCCACTGCAACAAATGATGGCGTATATTATTCCCTCAACAACACTGCGGATGCTGAAAGCAATCTCAGTTTTATGAATAATGGAGATAAAGAAAGCAATGATCTCTTCTACGGATGGGGTGACATAGGAAATTTTGAGGATATGGACAATATGCTTAGGTAACATTTAAATATCCTCTCAACACATTGGGGGCTTATCTCTTATTGTAACACTATACTGAGCCTTGTAGATTTTTGGATGCCATAGGAACTGTGATTCAACTTTCGGCTTGGATGGTACTAGTAATGAAGATGACTTATGCGGGTTCTCTTCTGCTCAGCCAAATGAGAATAGAGAGGCCGGGATGACAGATGATTTAAAACCAGATTCAGTGTTGGGAGATCAAAGAACCCATATGTTACAGGTTGAAGAGTTTCTGAACAATAGTGAGTCCAACTAtgctgttgaagatgaaaatggGTTTACTCAAGGAAACTCTTCAGAAAATGTATATGATACAAGTTTGCTGGAGAACGATATATTGATGCTAGATGAAGAGGTTAGTCAATATTTCAACGTAGAAATTTTTTGGCTTTCTCGGCACACGCCACCACTAATTGAATGGTATCTAGCCTTCATTGTTTACggcattttattattttccgtCGACggtgatttttgttttttttaaggGCTAATGAAGTTTCTATTAGGAAAATATTCACAATGCTGAACTCTTGATACTCTTCCCAGCAATTCATAATTGAGCAGAGCACCTTTTTTAACAGGTTAATTTTGAAAAGAAGCAGACtgatcttcttcatcatccGGATTGGAAAAGTGATGGGTACTCGGAGAACAGTTTTGTTTTACAACACAGTGGAACTTCCAGTGAAAGAGTGAACACAAATCAGTATTGCCCTCCCTCCGCATTCCAACAACAAAGTGTTACATACCCACAGTTCAATAGTAAGCAGCCTTCGGATCAAGTACCAGCATGTGAAAGTAATCCCGATATCAAAGCTGAGAACAAACCAAATACTTCATCTGCTTCAAATGAGTCATACACATCAAATCAGGCACAATCGGTCAACAGTTTACAAGGTCCAACTGTTGATGGTCGGTGTAGGAAGGGCTTTGAAAAGAGAGTTAACTTACAGCCCGGGCAAGATTTGCTTCCTTTTGCTGGAACTCCCTGTAAGACAAACCCCATGATGGTGTTTTCTGATGCTGCCCCTATCTTAAAGACCGGGCTTGAGAATGACCACAGAAAAGCTGCAGCTAAATTGGAAACATCAAACATGCAGGAGACGTCTTGTGTTAGCTCTGTAGTGGATGACATTTCACTTGAAGCAACAAGTTTTGGCCAGCTTCAACAAGTCGTAGAACAGGTACAACTTGttaatagataataataattTCCTGTGAGCTCTGAAAGTGATCGGTAAAAGTTTGCTCTTCCTTTGTAACTGATATTAGTTTAAGTGTACATTTGAATACTTAGTTGATGTGAATTTGCTTACTCCAGTTGGATGTTAGGACAAAGTTTTGCATAAGAGACAGCTTATACCGACTGGCAAAAAGCGCGGAGCAGAGACATAACTGTATGAATCCAAACGGTGGAAACACACAGGTGAAAGGTGCAGGCTCGCATCAGACTGGTGAAACAGACAAGTAAGCACCAACCGCATACTTCTCCAATATATTCATCCTTGATCACCTGTTGCGTACTCAACTTTCAGTTCTTGGAGATCCTGTCTTTGATATCTGTTCTCATCCAGGCACGTGGGATTCATGGATATTGAAACTGATACAAACCCGATAGACCGATCCATAGCTCATTTGCTCTTTCACAGACCCTCAACAAAATGAATGCCTAGGTGGAAAAATCATCTCTTATCACTTTAAATGAATTCAGTCATGGGAGCTTGATCATTAAGTATATGGAATAGACTACTATATTTGCCTCGAGATTGTTAACCAAACAAAATAGCTTTcttagaaataataataataataaaacttacTGGATTTTGCagagaagaaagaggaagaCGATAATGAGTATCATCTTCACAGTTCCAAATGAATGCGCTGAACTAATAGCTGCAATGGTCAagttcaaaaaaagaaatgaatgCGCTGAACTGAATCTCAATCAATTAAGATCAATGTGTAGAAATCACCAGTTCAGATAATGGTGACTATTTACATTAGActtgtttttaatttgaatacACTGATTTGAGAAGAACTTGACAACTGCAGCTATTCGCAACTAAACCATGACTTGAACCCCTCTTAACCATCAACTGTtctcattttttcatttttgactAATCGACTGTTCTATAATGAACGACTGTTCTATAATGAACGCTGACATCATTTTAACAATTATGTCTCTGGTGGGATCACCGGGACAATATTGACTGTCTCACTCCACCCGAAATCTAATGTTCCTCCAGTCtgtgaaacaaaataaaacaaccCATCCTTTGTAAgtttaacaaaaacaataaaaaattaaagttaattagaagtaagaaaaaaactaatccTAAATTCAGCTGAAATTTAACGGAAATAAAAATCAATGAAGCTATATCAAATTTGAAGGTGATATTAATTCAAAACagtaaatttttttactaaaaatgaaaatatgaaaataatggTTTTAGATCATAATTTTGGACcgaaaatatattctaaattcAGCTGCATTAATTCAGATAGTAAtggtaaaattaaatattatctAATGGTAAAAGTTTTTACCTAATCATGAATCATGTTCTCTATTTATCAAACTTTCTAAGATACTGCAACATTCTACCTTCCATAGCTGTTTTTGAACTTAAATCTTAAGCTCCGCCGACTTTATAGTCTTGATAAGCTTATGAAGTTAAAAGGAAACACACAAATGCAATCTTTCAACACCTGCTTTAGTAtgataacttttattttaagaaaacaatataagaaaaatccgAAAGGGTTGAGAACCAACGTACAATATTTTTTTGCGAAGCACTTATAAACGAACTCATCTGATAATGGCGTGGGGTTTTTAACAATAAAAGTAAGTTTGGGCTGATATGTTGGACCTCGATAATTGAATTGATTGTCACCGAATAAAGGACCCTAACAGCCATGATTCTCAAAATTATTAACTTATACACCAAGCAGGGTGTCTTAAAAGAATGGAAGATGACACAGTTTATAAACATCATGTGAAGCTTCTACATTCTATTATTCTGTAAAAATATCGGAATTATAATGCAGCCACTAATACGTATTTCAGCATCTGGAATANNNNNNNNNNNNNNNNNNNNNNNNNNNNNNNNNNNNNNNNNNNNNNNNNNNNNNNNNNNNNNNNNNNNNNNNNNNNNNNNNNNNNNNNNNNNNNNNNNNNGCGAGAGAATAAAAAAGGAGGATGAAGGAGTCCAATGCAAATTCTGAAGGTTTTTTCAAGAAACTATTCCGTGACAGCAAAAATGAGGAAGACAAAGCTCCTAAAGCAGTGGATGATGAGGACAAAGATGGGTTCCTTAAGAAACTTTTCAAGGATAAATTTGATGACAAAAAGACATGTTAATGAAAAGAATGAGACGAATGGAGCTGTGCTTGCTGATGATAAATCTGGTGAAGAGGATGAAAGGGAGGggtttttcaaaaagttattcAAGGAAAAGCCTGACGACAAGAAAGACATTGTCAAAGCCGACGACGGCGGTAGTGAAAGCGAGGGTGACGAATCTCCAGAATTTTCTCTGTTCAAAAAGATTATTCCGTACACATTCAGAAGACGCAAAAACCTACTTCAGAAATTGAAAATACGAGCAATGGCATAGCTGAAAGCAGTCCTGGGACAGAGAACTTTTTTCCGTAAATTGTTCAGAGATCGTGACCAATCTGTTGAAGATTCTGAACTATTTGGATCAAAGAACACAAAGAGGTTTGCTCTCATTTGACTTGGTCTTTGTGTTTTCTGTCTTATTGCAAATACTGGGTTTATCTGTACTGTTTTGACATTCGACTGCAGTTAATTACTTATCTATACCGAACGTTCTTTACAGTCAGTGTGCTTGATTATGGTGCATAAAAAATCTTCTTATTATAA is a genomic window containing:
- the LOC130496024 gene encoding uncharacterized protein LOC130496024, whose protein sequence is MASFVKDTQVKLPRPTRVKNKTPAPLQITAEQLLREARERQEPDQFLPPQQNITDSAEFSDYKLRRRKEFEDRIRRPRPPIYVWLNYAGWEESLKDYARARSVWERALQGDYKNYSLWLKYAEFEMRNKFVNSARNVWDRAVTVLPRVDQLWYKYAHMEEMLGNIGGAREVFERWMKWSPDQQGWLSFINFELRYKETERARDVYERFVLCHPKASSYIHYAMFEVKGGEVARAREVYERAVKNLGDCDEEIFVAFGEFEERCNEVERARDIYKFGLDRVGRGDELYRKFLEFEKQYGDKEGIDDVIVRKRRSEYEDQVRKNPLNYDAWFDYIRLEEEEGSVGDKERVREVYERAIANVPLANEKRYWRRYIYLWVNYALYEEIQAEDVERARQVYRECLKLVPHASFSFAKIWLLAAQFKIRQLNITAARKILGNAIGIAPNKDKIFKEYIEIELQLGEIDRCRRLYQKYLEWSPEKCYVWCKFAKFERSLEEIERARGIFELAVAQHALDLPELVWKAYIDFEMSQGEVERTRALYERLLERTKHYKVWVSFATFEAGEQEEGDIERKRECIRRTRAVFDRAYMYYKDLTPELKEERAKLLEDWLKMEVSFGMLGDVSIVESKLPKKLKKRKSITGEDGSVEYVEYTDYLFPEELQTLNLNILEAAYRWKKQKVNSV
- the LOC108808922 gene encoding uncharacterized protein LOC108808922; the encoded protein is MEKLSSAAVVPQLLRNVIIAVVVFADESLLQISANSKLLEKLRMFLVACFLFFLRSIPTVVSFANSSPDRGYSFTAEKKNKKLEIGDCASESGIGRAIWQLLSAMNEIPVNSRKYEVVRSLAERLIEENHGQNSLALFDLNRRVLNASFRRTLGRLEAAVDKNRSGPVRSGLNRVVRAAVRAVGDGFTSLGGEEAVDQSAETAEKLAAELLWLAEKMSVYGFVDEAVEKWSSASNLAWLALWSEPRLQCSMVQISALLLKEAAAAGEKWGEIKKKMLISWLPLLCRASNGADKPVLKSAERAELEKVLEKMISELEEEEQEQVLSLWLHHYTACSSSDWPDLNGSYVRWCHSSRKLLLLNCDDSQTKSLTN
- the LOC108811453 gene encoding protein LNK1 (The sequence of the model RefSeq protein was modified relative to this genomic sequence to represent the inferred CDS: added 166 bases not found in genome assembly), translated to MGSGTNHLKSNTFIKREGDMSGRKPCPEENVQEDTKISDHGINGVNVNMVENFCSADPMLCDSPTATNDGVYYSLNNTADAESNLSFMNNGDKESNDLFYGWGDIGNFEDMDNMLRNCDSTFGLDGTSNEDDLCGFSSAQPNENREAGMTDDLKPDSVLGDQRTHMLQVEEFLNNSESNYAVEDENGFTQGNSSENVYDTSLLENDILMLDEEVNFEKKQTDLLHHPDWKSDGYSENSFVLQHSGTSSERVNTNQYCPPSAFQQQSVTYPQFNSKQPSDQVPACESNPDIKAENKPNTSSASNESYTSNQAQSVNSLQGPTVDGRCRKGFEKRVNLQPGQDLLPFAGTPCKTNPMMVFSDAAPILKTGLENDHRKAAAKLETSNMQETSCVSSVVDDISLEATSFGQLQQVVEQLDVRTKFCIRDSLYRLAKSAEQRHNCMNPNGGNTQVKGAGSHQTGETDKHVGFMDIETDTNPIDRSIAHLLFHRPSDSSLSSDHDVLSYKSHPMIPQPNNSPSLRIENQEETQEFRTEAVASDNK